The following proteins come from a genomic window of Laspinema palackyanum D2c:
- a CDS encoding DUF3067 family protein, which translates to MTGQDLHQLLLSKWGRSYDIQVRRTQGKIFILIMWKYLEQASFPMNESEYLAHLDVVASYLNAWGGIEQVQLYLATTRERPRLGKAVSIPIDLGDRASEWMLENF; encoded by the coding sequence ATGACTGGACAGGACTTACACCAGCTCTTGCTTTCCAAGTGGGGCCGCTCTTACGATATCCAAGTGCGGCGCACTCAGGGGAAGATTTTCATCCTGATTATGTGGAAATACCTCGAACAAGCCTCTTTCCCCATGAATGAGTCGGAATATCTGGCTCATTTGGATGTGGTTGCCAGTTATCTCAATGCCTGGGGTGGCATCGAACAGGTGCAGCTTTACCTTGCAACCACCCGCGAACGTCCCCGCTTAGGCAAGGCAGTGAGCATTCCCATTGATTTGGGCGATCGCGCTTCAGAATGGATGCTCGAAAATTTCTAA